TTGGTCGCCGCGGGGCTGTTCGTGATCGGCGTCGTCGGGGTGCTGACGCGCCGCAACGCGCTCATCCTGTTCATGTGCGTCGAGCTCATGCTCAACGCGGTCAACCTCACGTTCGTCGCCCTCTCGCGGCTGCACGGCGGCACCCTCGGGCAGGCGTTCGTCGTCTTCGTGATGACGGTCGCAGCGGCCGAAGCGGCCGTCGGGCTCGCGATCGTGATCGCCGTCTTCCGCCACTTCGGGACCGTGGACCTGGCCGACATCAACCTCCTGCGCGGCTGATGCAAGTGACCTCAACGCCGGGCGGCGCGACACACCCGCTCGCGGGCGGCCCGGCCGCACTCCTCTGGCTGCTGCCGCTGCTGCCGCTCCTAGGGTTCCTCGTCAACGGGGCGCTCTCGCTCGTGCCGGCCGCGCGCACGCACGGCGCGAACGCGGCCGAGGGCGCTGGTGGTACGGACGACATCCACGGCGGCCCCGCGCACGACACGCTCGCGCCGTACGCCGGGCTCGTGAGCCTCGTCGGGCCGACCGCGATCGGGACCGCGTTCGCGCTCGCCGCAACGATGTTCGCGGCGATGCTCTCCGTTCCGCGCGCCGCGCTCGTCGCGGCGGGGCCGTTCGTGCAGCGCTACGCGGCGTGGATGCCGGCGGGCGGCCTCCGCGTCGACTGGGCGCTGCAGCTCGACCAGCTGTCGATGTTGATGACGCTCGTGATCACCGGCGTCGGCACGCTGATCCACATCTTCAGCATCGGCTACATGCGGCGGGACGCCGGGTACGCGCGCTACTTCGCGTACCTGAACCTCTTCGTCGCGTTCATGCTCGTCCTCGTCCTCGGCGCCAACTACCCGGTGATGTTCATCGGCTGGGAGGGCGTCGGCCTCGCGTCGTACCTGCTCATCGGGTTCTGGTTCGCCGAGTCGTCGAACGCGACCGCGGGCCGGAAGGCGTTCATCGTCAACCGGGTCGGCGACTTCGGGCTGCTGCTCGCGATGTTCCTGATCTTCGCGAACTTCAACACGCTCGACTTCGTCGGCGTGAACAGCGCCGCCGCGTCGCTCGCAGTTGGCAGCCCGCTCGCGACGCTGATCTGCCTGTTCCTGTTCCTCGGCTGCGCGGGCAAGAGCGCGCAGATCCCGCTCTACATCTGGCTGCCCGACGCGATGGCGGGCCCGACCCCCGTGTCGGCCCTGATCCACGCGGCGACGATGGTCACCGCGGGCGTCTACCTCGTCGCGCGCAGCGGCGTGCTGTTCGCGCTCGCGCCGGCCGCGTCGCTCGTCGTCGCGCTCGTCGGCGCCTTGACCGCGTTGTTTGCCGCGACGGTCGGGCTCAAGCAGTGGGACATCAAGAAGGTGCTCGCGTACTCGACGATCTCGCAGCTCGGCTACATGTTCATGGCCGCGGGCGCGGGCGCGTATACGGCGGCCGTCTTCCACCTCGTCACGCACGCGTTCTTCAAGGCCCTCCTCTTCCTCGGCGCCGGATCGGTGATCTACGCCCTGCACGAGGCGTATCACGCGACGCACCGTGACGACGAAGATGCGCAGGACATGCGCAACATGGGCGGGCTGCGGCGCGCGATGCCGGCGACGTTCGTGCTGATGTGGATCGCGACGCTCGCGATCGCCGGCGTGCCGCCGTTCGCCGGGTTCTTCTCGAAGGACCAGATCCTCGGCTCCGTGTTCGAGCGTGCCTCCGACTCGGCCGCGTTCCGGAGCGTGTCGTTCCTCGGCCTGAGCGGCTCGGCGTGGCTCTACGTCGTCTACGCGATCGGCCTCGCGACCGCGTTCATCACCGCCGTCTACATGACGCGGATGATGCTCTACACCTTCCACGGCCCGAACCGCACGGGCGAGGCCGAGCGCCCGCACCTGCGCGAGGCGCCGTGGGTGATGACCGCGCCGCTCGCGGCGCTCGGCGTGCTCACGGTCGTCGGCGGCTGGCTCAACCTGCCGTCGCTCGCGGGTGCGTTAGGCCCGCTGGGTGCGCTCGACCGCTGGCTCGAACCCGTCGTCGGGGCCCCGTCCGCGGCGCTGGCGCGCGCGGGGGCCGAGCGGCACGCGGCGTCGAATCCCGAGGCGATGCTGATCGGCGCGGCGGTCGCGGTCGCCGCGATCGGGATCGCGCTCGCGGTGGTCGTACTCAAGCCGGGGCAGCTGGTCGCGAAGGACGTCTACCACGTTCCGGAGAGCGGCGCGGAGCGCACGCTGCGCCATGCGTACTACGTGGACGAAGCGGTCGAGCGTGGATTCGCGCGCCCGCTCATGACGTTCGCGCGCGACGTGCTCTGGCGCGGCGTCGACGGCGGGATCATCGACGGGCTGTTCGTCCGCGGGTCGGCACTCGCCGCGCGGGGCGCCGGCTGGCTCGGCTCGCAAGCGGAGACCGGCCGCGTCGGCACCTACGCGTGGGTGATCGCGTTCGGCGCGGTCGTCGTGATCGGCGCGCTCGCGCTCCCGGTGGCGTTCCGATGATCCGCGACCTGCTCGCCGGCATCGGCTATGGCAGCTGGGTTCTGCCGGCGCTCCTCACGTGGCCGCTGATCGGCGCGGCACTCGTCGTGTTGCTCGCGCGTGACGCGGGCCCGGGCGGGGACGGCGCGGCCGCAGTCGACGGGCCGCGCGATCCGCGCGTGCTCGCGACGGCGGTGCTCATCGGCGAGGCGGTGCTCGCGCTCGGGCTCTGGGCGTACTTCGACCCTTCGCTCACGACGTGGCAGGCGCGCGTCGAGCTGCCCTGGATCCCGGAGTGGGGCGCGCGCCT
This is a stretch of genomic DNA from Gemmatimonadetes bacterium T265. It encodes these proteins:
- the nuoL-1 gene encoding NADH-quinone oxidoreductase subunit L translates to MQVTSTPGGATHPLAGGPAALLWLLPLLPLLGFLVNGALSLVPAARTHGANAAEGAGGTDDIHGGPAHDTLAPYAGLVSLVGPTAIGTAFALAATMFAAMLSVPRAALVAAGPFVQRYAAWMPAGGLRVDWALQLDQLSMLMTLVITGVGTLIHIFSIGYMRRDAGYARYFAYLNLFVAFMLVLVLGANYPVMFIGWEGVGLASYLLIGFWFAESSNATAGRKAFIVNRVGDFGLLLAMFLIFANFNTLDFVGVNSAAASLAVGSPLATLICLFLFLGCAGKSAQIPLYIWLPDAMAGPTPVSALIHAATMVTAGVYLVARSGVLFALAPAASLVVALVGALTALFAATVGLKQWDIKKVLAYSTISQLGYMFMAAGAGAYTAAVFHLVTHAFFKALLFLGAGSVIYALHEAYHATHRDDEDAQDMRNMGGLRRAMPATFVLMWIATLAIAGVPPFAGFFSKDQILGSVFERASDSAAFRSVSFLGLSGSAWLYVVYAIGLATAFITAVYMTRMMLYTFHGPNRTGEAERPHLREAPWVMTAPLAALGVLTVVGGWLNLPSLAGALGPLGALDRWLEPVVGAPSAALARAGAERHAASNPEAMLIGAAVAVAAIGIALAVVVLKPGQLVAKDVYHVPESGAERTLRHAYYVDEAVERGFARPLMTFARDVLWRGVDGGIIDGLFVRGSALAARGAGWLGSQAETGRVGTYAWVIAFGAVVVIGALALPVAFR
- the nuoK1 gene encoding NADH-quinone oxidoreductase subunit K 1; the protein is MIAEALLVAAGLFVIGVVGVLTRRNALILFMCVELMLNAVNLTFVALSRLHGGTLGQAFVVFVMTVAAAEAAVGLAIVIAVFRHFGTVDLADINLLRG